TAAAGAAAGGGAGGAGGAAAATTTATTTAACTCATCCCTTTTTTTTGCTTAGTCCAAAAATTTAATTAATGAAATGAGGTTAGAGAAATTACCTGATGTTGTATTTAAGTGCATGTCGATTATATGTTTGCTTCTAGTTGCAACTTATTCACTTTTTTCTCAGATTGGAATATCTGTTTCACCTCCGAGACTCTACTATGATTTAAATCCCGGGGAAACAGGTACACAGAAGGTATTGGTAAACAACATCAGCAAAGAGCATATTATGAGTCTTTCCATTACGTTTGGCGACTGGAAATATGATGAACTGGGGAATAACATGATGTTCCCTCCTGACTCATTGAATTTCTCATGTGCTTCCTGGCTGAGTATTGATGAAGGTACCTATTTTACATTAAATCCAGGTGAAAACCGTGAGATTGAATTAAGAATGAGCGTGCCTGAAGAAACCGAAGGCTATAAAAGCTCTGTAAACACTGCAATGGTATATGTAACTCAGATGAATGCAGTAGATGGAGTGGATGCTGACGGTGCCGCAATAAAGGTGAATGTCAGACAAGGTATTAAAGTGTATCATAATGATGCAAG
This portion of the Lascolabacillus massiliensis genome encodes:
- a CDS encoding fimbrial biogenesis chaperone, which produces MRLEKLPDVVFKCMSIICLLLVATYSLFSQIGISVSPPRLYYDLNPGETGTQKVLVNNISKEHIMSLSITFGDWKYDELGNNMMFPPDSLNFSCASWLSIDEGTYFTLNPGENREIELRMSVPEETEGYKSSVNTAMVYVTQMNAVDGVDADGAAIKVNVRQGIKVYHNDASATKKLIEIVELSLDSENDRLRLSFNNSGNIWANGTVNTTLFNQNTGDEIVLDESVFYTLPGDKRTMFLPFGKDLASGEYIATIIIDYGDEVALEAAELQFSYE